In Gopherus evgoodei ecotype Sinaloan lineage unplaced genomic scaffold, rGopEvg1_v1.p scaffold_31_arrow_ctg1, whole genome shotgun sequence, a single window of DNA contains:
- the LOC115640416 gene encoding protein NKG7-like, producing the protein MVGELDGEIYSDKPSKRLVPQRKVNLLPSGLRGNFLPLAISSTLSVGAGNRPDTPERENALCFPDPGYSDPEILPAMTFFRILSTILVLLSLLLLMIALGFDFWVTDNSSIQIGLWKTCIRSVCFQYSPVPGYIDATRAFLFLALIAGFLSLFALIASIFRSHLGPVALTLVSAVGSFSAGLCAMIALAVFTGEVAKTSNVPLGQVPFGWSFGLGWASFPLFLITGAVMMFVQKSPSS; encoded by the exons ATGGTGGGGGAACTAGATGGTGAGATTTACTCAGATAAGCCCAGCAAGCGCCTAGTgccgcagaggaaggtgaacctcCTCCCCAGCGGCCTGAGGGGGAATTTCCTTCCTCTGGCGATCAGCTCGACCCTGAGCGTGGGGGCCGGGAACCGGCCAGACacgcctgagagagagaatgcttt GTGCTTCCCAGATCCTGGCTACTCAGACCCTGAGATTCTCCCTGCGATGACATTTTTCCGGATCCTCAGCACCATCCTGGttctgctcagcctcctgctgctgatgATCGCCCTGGGCTTCGATTTCTGGGTGACGGACAACAGTAGCATCCAGATCGGGCTGTGGAAGACCTGCATCCGTTCAGTGTGTTTTCAATATTCTCCAGTACCAG GTTACATTGATGCCACCAGGGCTTTCCTGTTCCTGGCCCTGATCGCCGGGTTTCTCTCCCTCTTCGCTCTCATCGCTTCGATATTCCGCTCCCACCTCGGCCCCGTGGCCCTGACCCTGGTCTCTGCCGTGGGCAGCTTCAGCGCAG GGCTCTGTGCCATGATCGCGCTGGCCGTGTTCACAGGAGAAGTAGCTAAGACCTCGAATGTCCCACTAGGCCAAGTCCCCTTCGGCTGGTCCTTCGGCCTCGGCTGggcctccttccccctcttccttaTCACTG GTGCAGTGATGATGTTCGTCCAGAAATCGCCCTCGAGCTGA